Proteins from one Bacteroidota bacterium genomic window:
- a CDS encoding PorT family protein, producing the protein MRAVLAGKISLLLVLALTNVGLAQWNNTKYDTRKWNLGFTMGLHMGFVRLDQGDIDPDPITGLIARDVRARPVPGINLGLIANLPLHRYFDLRFVPQVSLQQRDFTYRVRDTTFDRRLQASYMDLPLMIRFKSQFYHNYRVYVMTGLKYSLNLTSEKRVKDDPDLIKIDRKDLSIEFAWGLTLYGDRVMLSPELRYSLGVLNVYSPERTEYGNAIRSIANHTLTFSLNFE; encoded by the coding sequence ATGCGCGCTGTATTGGCTGGAAAAATAAGCCTGCTACTTGTGCTGGCGTTGACCAACGTGGGCCTGGCCCAGTGGAACAACACCAAGTATGACACACGAAAGTGGAACCTGGGCTTCACCATGGGGCTGCATATGGGTTTCGTACGCCTGGATCAGGGAGACATTGACCCGGACCCCATTACGGGGCTGATAGCCAGAGATGTACGTGCCCGGCCTGTACCCGGCATTAACCTGGGGCTGATAGCGAACCTGCCGCTGCACCGGTATTTCGACCTGCGCTTTGTGCCCCAGGTATCGCTACAGCAGCGCGACTTTACCTACCGGGTGCGCGACACTACCTTCGACCGACGGCTACAGGCCAGCTATATGGACCTACCCCTGATGATACGCTTCAAGAGCCAGTTTTACCACAACTACCGCGTGTATGTGATGACCGGCCTGAAGTATAGCCTGAACCTGACCAGCGAAAAGCGGGTGAAAGACGACCCGGACCTGATTAAGATAGACCGCAAGGACCTCAGCATCGAGTTTGCCTGGGGCCTTACCCTATACGGAGACCGCGTGATGCTTTCGCCCGAGCTGCGATACTCGCTCGGGGTGCTGAATGTGTATTCGCCCGAGCGTACCGAGTATGGAAATGCCATCCGCTCTATTGCCAAT
- the ubiE gene encoding bifunctional demethylmenaquinone methyltransferase/2-methoxy-6-polyprenyl-1,4-benzoquinol methylase UbiE, translating to MSHKHDTVTPYGQQAGEKKKQVAQMFDAISRRYDFLNHFLSGGIDILWRRRAVRMLRPLRPRIVIDLATGTGDFAIEAARILKPERVIGVDISSGMLEVGREKMRKRKLTQVEMVLGDSENMPYPDNFCDAITVGFGVRNFENLEKGLAEMYRILRPGGAVVILEPAVPAAFPMRQLVQFYYKTLLPFFGGLFSRDPRAYQYLPNSVQAFPHGPAFLTICQRIGYKNTQFKSLSLGICALYWLEK from the coding sequence ATGTCTCACAAACACGATACCGTAACCCCCTATGGCCAGCAGGCGGGCGAAAAGAAAAAGCAGGTGGCCCAGATGTTTGATGCCATCAGCAGGCGCTACGATTTTCTGAACCACTTCCTGAGCGGCGGTATCGACATCCTGTGGCGGCGCAGGGCGGTGCGCATGCTGCGGCCCTTGCGGCCCCGCATTGTTATCGACCTGGCAACCGGCACCGGCGATTTTGCCATAGAGGCGGCGCGTATCCTTAAGCCCGAGAGGGTGATTGGCGTAGATATTTCGTCTGGTATGCTGGAGGTGGGCCGCGAAAAAATGCGCAAGCGCAAGCTGACACAGGTGGAGATGGTGCTGGGCGATAGTGAAAATATGCCCTACCCAGACAATTTCTGCGATGCCATTACCGTTGGCTTCGGTGTACGCAATTTTGAAAATCTGGAGAAGGGCCTGGCGGAGATGTACCGCATACTGCGGCCCGGTGGTGCAGTGGTTATCCTGGAGCCTGCTGTGCCAGCGGCCTTCCCCATGCGCCAGCTGGTGCAGTTTTACTACAAGACGCTGCTCCCCTTCTTTGGCGGTTTGTTTTCCCGGGATCCCCGGGCCTATCAATACCTACCCAACAGCGTACAGGCCTTTCCGCATGGCCCCGCGTTTCTAACCATCTGTCAGCGTATCGGATACAAAAATACCCAGTTCAAATCCTTATCCCTCGGTATATGCGCGCTGTATTGGCTGGAAAAATAA